The window CATTTGATCCAAACTAAACATCTGCATCCCAAAAAGCATGGCTAAAAAGATGATtagtcacagcagacagcagagcctcaccttaaaaaaaaaaagcaatattttattcattacaTCTGAAACTAaactgtcctcctgtctgtctgcctgcctgtctgtctctcagtgtctctgtggtgaAGTCCTCAGACGGCTCCATCGTgtcgacctttgacctcccaAAGACAGCTCTGCTGGAGTTTTCTCCTCTCAACAGGGTCCTGGTCACCTGGCAGCCGTACAGAAGTAAGAGATCAAGTggacaacatgaaaatgacttcTGGTGCTGGTTCAGcggtctgatgtgtgtgtgtgtgtgtgtgtgtgtttagcgaGTCAGGACAATCCTCAGGGTGAAGCGAACCTCCAGCTGTGGGATTTACAGAGCGGTCAGCTGATCAAAGCTCTGTATCAGAAGAAGGTCGAGTCCTGGTCAGTCTGAACACACTGGACACATGGTCACAGGTTGTACTGCAGTCGGTACTGTCTGTTTACATCTGTCTGAAAGCTTTGAGCTTTGAGAACACTTCACACAGATCCAGAACAATTAAAACCTCTCATCCTCCGAAGATGAACACGGTGACCATTGGATCTTCATAAAAACAGAGCCCTGAAACACAACCTGATTTATTCACTCTCATTATCACGGTGTGGTATGATGTAATGGTAATGGTACAACACTGTGTAGACTGAAGGTTTGTGTGGCTGTCTGCAGGTGTCCCAGCTGGTCCGACGATGAGAAGATCTCTGTGAGGAGCGTCAGCAATGAACTGCACTTCTTTGAGGACAATGACTTCAGTAAGAAACCAGATTTAACTGTATAACAGAAATTATACCTGAAATACCTGATATTGCCATACCACACTTACCTCTGTGTTTAGACAGTCTGGGTATAAAACCAGTACCtaatgtctgtgctgtgtttgttttcaggcacCATTGCCAACAAGCTTCACATCCAGAAAGTTTCAGACTTTGCATTGTCACCTGGAGGTCAGCCCAGCAAGGTGAGGGACCACAGCCTTTAACAACAGAGTCTGTCTCAGCTGGGCCCATCCGTCTCCTCATGTCTCTTTACTGTGTGTCCCCTCCAGTTAGCCGTCTACGTCCCGGGCAGTAAAGGAGCCCCTTCGTTTGTTCGGCTGTACCAGTACCCGGTGTTGGGAGGACCGACTGCAGCACTCGCCAACAAGAGCTTCTTCAAGGCAGACAAAGTCACTATGCAGTGGAACAAGAAAGGTTAAAGGAGTTTAGAGATGCTTAGTCTAACTTCACACTCAGTGTTGAATAAATCCAGCCATTAACCAGTTTCCCTCCTTTAAACCCCACCGCTCTGTCTCTCAGCCTCAGCGGTTCTGGTAACAGCGAGTACCGAGGTGGATAAAACCGGCGCTTCGTATTATGGCGAGCAGACGTTGCATTACCTTGCTGTTAATGGAGAGACCGCTCTGGTTCAGCTGTGTGAGTACTCTTATTGTTATTCATATCAACGTATTTGCAGGGCAGTGGATTACAAGCCAACAGTTTGCTGACGCCGTCTGAGCCTCACCTTCATAATTTTTAATTCAGGGTTTCCACTAGAAAAACTTGGCACCGGACAACGTGACCGGCAGGTTTTCAATTTACCGgacaaatattattattaaatgtttgtgttatcTGAATTTATTGAACTTAAAATGATAATTGATATGCAGAATATATAAGAATGACATCAGAACATGTCAATTTATAATCTTTTCATTGAAAAGTATAGGCTGTATAAAATAAGCGCCGCCAATTGACTCCCATGCGTaacttctaaaataaatattgcgCAAAGCTGCGCTCTTTGAACATGAGGTTTGGCGGTATGAAAATTTGGATACCGCCCAACTCTACTGAAATTAATCTTCAGGAAGAAATACAGGAAGGAACAGAAGGAAATTCAGACCAAGCCAGTCCAGAAACCCAGCAGGATTTGGGCTTTCTATAATCTCATGAGGAAACATCTCACTGCTGACGAGCTCTTTTTTTGTTCTGGGTTTGAAACAGCGAAGAACGGTCCGATTTACGACGTGGTGTGGAGTCCCAACTCTGCAGAGTTCTGCGTGGTTTACGGCTTCATGCCGGCCAAGGCCACCGTTTTCAACCTCAAATGTGACCCTGTGTTCGACTTTGGAACCGGACCAAGGAACGCCGCCTACTACAGGTGATAACACATCTGCACTCAGGGGTAACGTCTGCCTGTGGCGTGCCTCCAGGACAAGTGGGGCAAGCAGTGACCAGTTAAAGCTTAAAAGAGAAATCAAATCGATTGATAACGAAGTGGAGCCAATTTCTGTCCTTACGTCTTAGTCTTCGACGGAGGACACGCTGTCGCTAGCTACAGACGGGTTTGCTTTTCAAGCTGCCCTTGACTCAACTTCCACTGTTCTCAGATCAGTTAtgataatatacatatatatattatctGAGATCGAGTTCACAGACAAGTTGTGTGTCAGTTGTCTGGAGCTCAGATCATCCTGTTGGACAACAATCCGTCTGACTGTGCTGTCCTGTCCGCTTCCAGTCCTCAGGGCCACATACTGGTCCTGGCCGGCTTCGGGAACCTGCGGGGCCAGATGGAGGTCTGGGACGTGAAGAAGTACAAACAGGTgagaggaacagcagcagcacaaggcactttgaaaaataaaggttttatttCTCAGTGAACTTCGTCCAAAGAGTTAAACATATAACATataactctgttgttgttgttgtagcatttaatTCCAAACCAGGTGAAACTGCTGCACAGGTAAACATGAACTGGAACGGTTCATGTGTGTTGTAGTGTGGTTCATGTGTATGCATGTCGGTGGTCAGAGCCTCTCGTACCAGGTCTGTGCAGGGACTCACAAACTGATCCTCTTCAACCtaacccctctctctcctctcaggtgTCCAAACCTCAAGCTCCAGACGCCACACATTTCTCCTGGTGTCCTGATGGCGAACACATTGTCACGGCGACCTGTTCTCCTCGACTGCGGGTCGGTAACGGTTATAAGATCTGGCACTACACCGGCTCCGTGCTGCATAAATGGGACGTGGCGGCCGGGTCAGATCTGTGGGAGGTTCGCTGGCAGCTGTTCCCTGAAGGCACCTTCCCTGAGCGGGCCGTGAAGTACCAGGCAGCACCCAGTGAGCTGGGGACCACGCAGGCAGCGCCCACACAGGCGTACCGCCCACCTGCACTGAGACACCTGCCGGCCACACCGAGTGCCAAACTGGTGAGGAAAGAACACTAAACCGGTTTACagggtttgttttgttaatttgaCTTTGAGTCAGAAAAGTGGATCAATGAAAAAAGCTAATGTAGACCAGTGAGCTGTGGAGTGTGAGGACTTATTTCAGGTTCAGTCTGTCTGACTTGTACCTGTCTGTCAGCATGAGGAGGAGCCCCCTCAGAACATGCGTCCAGGTGTTCCAGGGGAGAAGAGTCTTTCTAAATCGGCTGCGAAGAACCAGAGAAAACGAGAAGCGAAGAAAGCAGCTAGACAGGTGAACAGCTTCACTCACCTGTTACTGTCTGACACCAGGCTGACCCGGGTTTCTGATCCAGAACAGTACCTGTCCAGTGCCTGATGGTCTTTTCACATACACCCACCTGAAGACAGTTGTAGGTCCTGTGTGTCGGTACGGTTCTGATTCTCTGATTGTGTTTGGTTCTGCAGGAATCAAAGTCTGAACCTGAACCTCCGTCTGATCCCGCCCCGGTCaccaacagccaatcagagccgaCCAGCGGTGACCCAGAGACGGACAAGAAGATAAAGAATTTAAAGAAGGTGAAGAGAAGGACAGGTCGCATGATCCGTAACAGGGAGGGGATTGGCTGCAGACgtcctcttttcattttaataagcTTCTGACCTCCACACCAGGtccactctgctctgctgacTTCAGTGATGAGTTCACTGGGACCAGAACAGAGAAGATGAAGGACCACAGTGTCCTCTGAGTGACGGGGGTTCAAGCTTTGCTCTGCACAGTGATTGGTCAGtgtgtcatgtgtttgtgtgttccaGAAACTTAAAGCCATcgaggagctgaaggagcagcAGGCGTCTGGAAAAGTCCTGCAGAAGAACCAGGTGACGTCCACTGTTACATGTTTCACTTCAGGAGCCACAGCTATCTCAGCTGGtgatgtttctgtcctccatcaCGTCTTCGTCTGGTTTCTGTCCCCTCAGGCAGATGTGTCTCACTTAATTTCTGTAAAACTcccctgcagagacacagtctTTCAGTCAGTGTATAGAAACTTTATATAACTGGTTCCCTCTGCTTCACTCTGCTTCAATGATTCCACTGCATTATTGATAATAGAGAATAAAAACTGACCTGGATCTCGACTGACCTggactgtgtttgtttccttcagctggagaagatccagaaggaggaccagctgctgaaggagctggaggagctgcagatcGGACACTAGGGGGCACTGCAGGAGCTACAGGCCACGCCTCCAAATCCCACAATCCATCACTCTctcgcacaaacacagagggggggtcggtgtgtgagtgttggacttGAACACACAGAAGGCTGCATTTGTTTCTCAACTTTACTGCTGAAATATTTTAGGTTTCCTCAGTTTCCTCCACATGACACACCTGAGGACAGGTGAAGGGGTGTGGTTTTTCAAATGGGCATGGTCATGGTTGACATGCCCCCCAACAATTGTGAACTGACAAAATAGTtagatttctgttttcatgcattTGCCTGTAATAAATTCTTACCAACTatactttaaactttaaaacagtggcaagcgtgtgtgtgtgttagacacATTAAATTTAAAGCAGCCCACTGAACACTGTTGCTGTGCAACATCTGTACAAATGCTGAAGCTTTTCACAGTgttcctttcaaaataaaagccaccTCTCTGTTCAGCTGGTCAGCAGAGGTTTCAGATCAAATTCAACTCAAACTGTTTGTAAACGAGTCACAGCATGTTAAAGAATTCTTCAGATTCACTCTGCCGCCACATGACTGTTAAAACTCTTTTCGGTTAAACAACAGAACATCTGGtgaggagacagacagctgaCAACATCTGTATTTGATTATCAGAGTCCTGCTTTGAGATTTacacactgaaaagacaaacaaagcaacaaacagacacgggtgaaaacaatgaatgaatagcaaggggggagttgtaggtttcagcagtgaggatcacttccgcgttcaaaaagctgcagttcctcctgctgccgctgggggctggctccagaagtgagcaattctccattgacccccatgttaaaatagccaactttacagcctggtacattttttgttttttccacctccgtgaacactgtggggggtggggggggggggttgtaccACAACCATTTTAGTGTTacttaggcttaaaattcttacataaattagggcgtggttacgttgagtgacagacccatagacaggcactggcagttagctctttgctaaagcatcggctgggctaggcggctacatccagaggcctccggctacctctaACAGTTggcaggggctgcagtgtccgtgtttgtttgccaatgttcggataggtttttgtgacaatatggcttgttgcaGTGTAGACTGCACTAACCGACAGTCGCAGTCTGTGtggcagttttttcggtaagtagaTTTCTCACTATTTCACCTGggtgtttgcactaattagcatgtattagcatattttgccgctagtttatgacttaattgccgatttatggtcgctgctgatacagatagaggaccggagcagctaatgttaggaacgctgttgcggtgtgttccgtgctctcagagtcagTTTATTGCAGGAATAATAGgtttctctttgaaaattgaatcgaaggcaactggacatatgtttgtctgggaagacgtttcgcctcttatccaaggggcttcatcagttcatacgcatcggtctatctagtccgcactagtctgaccaagaaagtggagtaagacccaggtatttaacctgttgtgggtgggaccaccaaagtacctgtgaaagtactggtttcacctgaccattgttgtggtccccagGAATAATAGGCTataattttatttcgtctcattttttctgtttaaaaagtccgacattggacagagcagctccgtcagtaagcggctgctgttgtttgtgtgctgctgtaactgcaAGTGgctagtggatggaggcagcggtttTTAAcgtttaaatatattttattaatatgaaataataatgattaataATGATTAATgaacaactccaccaaaccctgcagctccacctaaaacctctctatctgaaacagtcatgtttaaaacacagcagcaacattatgatctctgttgtatgctgtgtgtcgcggttacacggggtcgagctagtcgggtcggactcggggactgtcctgtggtggatgtagctgccgccTTAtgctagctgattagccttaggctagctcggttgctccgagctaagtggccacgttctcggccggctgacccgtagagtaaccgcctcttcgccaaatatggaaagtacattcccactaaaatccaagatggcgcagctcaaatacccatggtttggtcacagaaccgactccccgaaaccaatgggtgacgtcacgggtgttACGTctatgttttatacagtctatgatgaATATACAGTAATACATGAAATTCCAGTTTCCCGCGCTACTCACgcgccctgctattggctgaatTCAGTGTCAATCCAAGCTTTCTGCGCTCCTATTGGCCAGTGGTGGTGTTTCCGTGTCCGTGTCCTCTCTCATACGGTTCAGCTGAGCGGGGCGCGCCTGGTCTGTCCCGTTCACTCTGCTCTAGTCCTTGAAGCCCCGCTTTTCCCGTGAAGTCAGGTTGTAAATATCAAACACACCCGGTGGGCCAAAGCGCGGGGCGGAGAAGCATCAACTCGTTTGTTTATATGAACGTATTGAAGCTGTTTGTAGTTTAAATAATCAAGTTGAAACTACAGCCGGACCCGTTTACGGCACGTCGCGGAGCGCAGCGTGAGAGGACACAGCACACGTGTGTTTACAGCAGGGTAAGCTGACATTTGAACTTACTAACCTGGTTAACTGGTGAAGTGGCAGATTCACGGGCCGACTCGCTAACTGAACCGTTCGCTACGGACTGAATGTCGTGGTTTAACCTGCTGATCCGATAAACCAGAGACAGTAGATTGGAGATGATCAGTTACACCACGAAAGACGCGAGGACGTGATCTGTACCTGAGACACGGAGCCCCGCAGCAACCCTccacctcacctcctcctccaggtaAATGGGGTGTAAAAGTTTGTAACATCAGCTCAAACTGACCAATCAACACAATGAGCCCGGAAGCAcaggcgtgtgtttgtgtggtgaggACCAGGTAACCGTGATAGGAACAGAATCAACTCCAGACTCtttatttctgacatttcagctgcatctctTGATCTTCATCATACCACTGAGTGACTGGGTGTACAGTGATCACACTGCAGCGCAGACACAGAGCCTGTATGTTGGTTCTGTTGGTTCTGTTCACACTGTCCATGATCCAAACCATTTGCGTTTGTTCCACCGTGTCAGAGGTTAAATCTAATGTTCTTCAGCAGGTGGAGTTTATTCAGGTGTCATCATGTGACCTAAATATGGACTAGTGGTCATGTGACAACAGGTGGTTGTTTCTGTTCAAACATGGTCCATTGcaacaaatgtttattttttatttttataattgatGAATctactactgtagatattttgTTGATTGTTCATTGTCAGAAAATTACCACAGCCTCACTTTGTTTGACAAACTGTCCAGAACCTAAATATTTCCAGCTTCTGATCAAATCCTGTCTTCCACAGGTCCTGGTGATGGATGAGCCCCCCAGCAGAGAGAAGCCCCCGGCCtgtggggaggaagaggaggaggaggaggactcaTCTTCTTCTCATGTTGTTGGCCTCAGTTTGTGTGACTCAGCCCCCCTGCTGTGGAGGGTGGAGGACCTGAAGACAGTCAGGTCCCAGGGTCTGGTGGGGGCTCTGCTGGGCTCACTGCCCCGGACCCCCCGACAGAACGGAAGATTGGGAAGACCACTGTTACTGctgccagaggaggagagactgcTGACCGACCGCCACGCTGCTGCCACTTTACCTGCTGGTAACCAGGTTAGTTAACCTGCTGGTAACGAGGTTGGACAGTTAATTTACCCACTTTGAACCAGATcagttagctgtgtgtgtgtgtttgatttgttatCCGTCACAGCAGGATATAGGAGGGGTGGAGCTCCATCAGCGGGTGGAACAGTacgaggaggagcagcagaggagttATGAGGAGCAGAGTGTCCTTGCTCTGGAGGACAGGAAGTCAGCTCTGCTCCGAGCCATGACCTcatcacacacaggtgagagcGTTACCATGACGATGTTTCACCTGATTCCTGTGGTGTGTACCTGCAGTCTGATGTCCTGGTTCTGGTCCTGGTCCCCTCAGGTTCAGATTCTACACCCGGGACCTCAGATGAGGCCCTGCAGGGCCGTCTGGAGTCCCTAGAGCGGAGCTTTGTCTTCCCTCGGTCAGCGCTGGCAGTGCAGCTGAGCACAGTGAGGGCGGGGCTGACCTACTGCCTTGAGGACAGGGCCTTCCTGCAGGCTGACTGGCCAATCAGAGTGCAGGGCGACACACGCTCTGCCGTCAGGTACCAGGTGTTCAGAGACCTGAGGAGTCGGGGCTTCTTCCTGACCTCAGCAGGGAAGTTTGGAGGAGACTTCCTCGTATATCCAGGTCAGAGTCTGATTCTGTCCAATGTAAAATCTGTGACCAGCCTCTCACAAACAGAGGACTGAGGAAGGGTAGGAGGTGTAGGGGACATGTAGCAGGGGCGGTGGGTGAGGGGACACGGGAGAGACAGACTGCCCCCCCTCAGTGTCGTGAACAGACACAGAGCTAATAATGAGAGTTGCTGTTAGATTCAGTGTCTCCACTAAAAGGCAGCGAGTCTCATGTCTCCGTGTTATTCTTCTTCAGGCGACCCTCTTCGTTTCCACGCTCACTTCATCgccgtctgtctgtccctggATGAGTCCATCTGTCTGCTAGACGTCCTCGCTGTGGCTCGTCTGGGATCCAATGTGAAGAAGACTGTCCTGCTCTGCTCCCCGGGGACAGACGGAGGAGTGCTGTACACCTCATTACAGTGGAGCGGAATGGTCTGAAGAACTGAGAGCTGGTCCGGCGATGGCAGGAACTGGAGCATCGAACACGGATTCAGATGTGGAGTAAGGGTAGGAGGTTGTTGTTTGTTCCAACCCCTGGTCCTCAGGCCTTGGTTTAGGAACCACAAACTCAGATCAGAGGTGGTTAATAGGTTTGAGACCCTGGAACCGACAGGAAGTGACTGTGAAACCCAGAGGGCAAACCAGGCAACATGGATGCTGTGAACAATGAATCTGCTTATTTCTtggaggtttttgttttgtactgaACAGCAGAGTTGTGCTCTAATGAACAGAGAAGTGAGAAGATTTGGTTCCAACAGGGGCCCATGGTTTATTTTTGCCTGACACAAAAGAACAGTTTGAAGTGGCAGGGGAAACACTCTGAGAATGAAGTGGAAATACTGTGAGCTGAAATCAGCTGatgagcagagagatggagggaaaacagcatttagactTCAGAGGTGTGAAATCATTAATACGATCGTGCAGACGACAGTGTGGACGCAGCGTGTCCACCAGGGGGCAGAACCACGTCACACAAACACGTTTGGTTCACGACTTCCAGAAATAAAGTTCTGCCTGAGCCAGCGTCTGAAAACCGAGTCGTCAGTTTCTGTTTGGTCTGAAGGTGTCACAGAAAGTCGTGTGTTTCATGTGTGAGGTAAACTACAGCACTGTAAAGTGACAGCTCTGTGAGTCGTGGAAACACTGTCCAAAACACCGTCATGGACCAGAACGGGGATCAAAGTGAAGGTTCTGGATCAGGTCAACAGTTCTGGACCTGTTGGGTGCTGTTGTTCTGATGTCTACAGCTTTCTAATcatattgattattgatcatagAGCAGTGGGAGGATGCCAGGGCACAGATCCAGTCTCCAGTCCCACGTTCAGTAGAAAGGTAAAGTGCCGTTCCAGTCGATAGCTGCTCCTTCCCACTTGGTCCTGATGGTCATTTCCAGTGACGGAAACCTTTTCTCTGGATCTCCAGAGGACTCTCTGGAAGACGTCTCCCAGTGGTGGGAGTGGGTGtctgacaagaaaacaaaccagtGAAACAGATACTGGATTAGATGTGACCAGACTTGATCCTGGACAGACCTGACCTGGTATGACAGTGGGCCTCACCGACGGTCAGCCTGGCTGCAGAGTTCTGGGAGCTCTGGCCGTTGTAGTAGTACAGGTGGAACAGGTGCTCCATTTTCCAGTCGGACAGCAGCGAACGGTTCAGACTGAACAGCACTGAGTAGCTGCTGTTTATACAGCAGACCCAGACTGGAAACCGGGGGGTCTTCAGCATACTGCCCACctacagacacagcacagacgTGATGCTGGGAACGTTACACTGCCACTGTGAAAGGTAGATTTGGCTCACATGCCGTTATTTTCCTCATCGCCTGAAATGAGAGATTCGACATGAAAGAATGAGGAGGGTTTCCTCCAGTGATTCACAGTTTAGCTCAGTCAGTGCACCTGAAATAAAGACGATCTCTGCTTCCAAAGCACAGGTTCACGCGGCAGATGACGGGTGTTGAATGAatctatgtttgtgtttttttctaatcACTAGTTCAGTGGGGAAACACTGATGCAAACACAATAACCTCGGGCATGTGAGTAAAACACGATACAGCCTGATCATGTATGAGACGTCCGGCTAGTGTTGCAGTGGTGACATCAATGAGTGAAATCAGATACTGTTATATCAACTATAACTCAGTATATCATACTGTGACAGGTAATTCCACCTTAACAGTAACTGTAGTAGTAGTAAAACGTACCAGATTACTCCTCACGTAGACTCTAAACTTATTTGAGTTTTTTGTATTTAGTGATAGTAGGACGAACCCACCTGAGGCAGtctgcctctctccatctgctCTCGACTCCAGTGCAGATATCCCACATCACTGCGGGTCAGGACGCCCTGCAGGGGGCGCTCCAGAGGCAGACCATCCTCCCCAAAGTACAGTGTCCCGTTGAAGACATGAGGACTGGCCCTGCCAGTC of the Toxotes jaculatrix isolate fToxJac2 chromosome 9, fToxJac2.pri, whole genome shotgun sequence genome contains:
- the eif2a gene encoding eukaryotic translation initiation factor 2A, whose amino-acid sequence is MAPPVPLLAVRGSDGTSLLHGPPQCEEHAAFPRDSRPSRCVTFSRDGTLFGWCNGHSVSVVKSSDGSIVSTFDLPKTALLEFSPLNRVLVTWQPYRTSQDNPQGEANLQLWDLQSGQLIKALYQKKVESWCPSWSDDEKISVRSVSNELHFFEDNDFSTIANKLHIQKVSDFALSPGGQPSKLAVYVPGSKGAPSFVRLYQYPVLGGPTAALANKSFFKADKVTMQWNKKASAVLVTASTEVDKTGASYYGEQTLHYLAVNGETALVQLSKNGPIYDVVWSPNSAEFCVVYGFMPAKATVFNLKCDPVFDFGTGPRNAAYYSPQGHILVLAGFGNLRGQMEVWDVKKYKQVSKPQAPDATHFSWCPDGEHIVTATCSPRLRVGNGYKIWHYTGSVLHKWDVAAGSDLWEVRWQLFPEGTFPERAVKYQAAPSELGTTQAAPTQAYRPPALRHLPATPSAKLHEEEPPQNMRPGVPGEKSLSKSAAKNQRKREAKKAARQESKSEPEPPSDPAPVTNSQSEPTSGDPETDKKIKNLKKKLKAIEELKEQQASGKVLQKNQLEKIQKEDQLLKELEELQIGH
- the tsen34 gene encoding tRNA-splicing endonuclease subunit Sen34 isoform X1 translates to MDEPPSREKPPACGEEEEEEEDSSSSHVVGLSLCDSAPLLWRVEDLKTVRSQGLVGALLGSLPRTPRQNGRLGRPLLLLPEEERLLTDRHAAATLPAGNQQDIGGVELHQRVEQYEEEQQRSYEEQSVLALEDRKSALLRAMTSSHTGSDSTPGTSDEALQGRLESLERSFVFPRSALAVQLSTVRAGLTYCLEDRAFLQADWPIRVQGDTRSAVRYQVFRDLRSRGFFLTSAGKFGGDFLVYPGDPLRFHAHFIAVCLSLDESICLLDVLAVARLGSNVKKTVLLCSPGTDGGVLYTSLQWSGMV
- the tsen34 gene encoding tRNA-splicing endonuclease subunit Sen34 isoform X2 gives rise to the protein MDEPPSREKPPACGEEEEEEEDSSSSHVVGLSLCDSAPLLWRVEDLKTVRSQGLVGALLGSLPRTPRQNGRLGRPLLLLPEEERLLTDRHAAATLPAGNQDIGGVELHQRVEQYEEEQQRSYEEQSVLALEDRKSALLRAMTSSHTGSDSTPGTSDEALQGRLESLERSFVFPRSALAVQLSTVRAGLTYCLEDRAFLQADWPIRVQGDTRSAVRYQVFRDLRSRGFFLTSAGKFGGDFLVYPGDPLRFHAHFIAVCLSLDESICLLDVLAVARLGSNVKKTVLLCSPGTDGGVLYTSLQWSGMV